A portion of the Oncorhynchus gorbuscha isolate QuinsamMale2020 ecotype Even-year linkage group LG19, OgorEven_v1.0, whole genome shotgun sequence genome contains these proteins:
- the LOC124006070 gene encoding coatomer subunit delta-like: MVLLAAAVCTKAGKAIVSRQFVEMTRTRVEGLLAAFPKLMGMGKQHTFVETESVRYVYQPLEKLYMVLVTTKNSNILEDLETLRLFSRVIPEYCRVLEEGEISDHCFDLIFAFDEIVALGYRENVNLAQIRTFTEMDSHEEKVFRAVRETQEREAKAEMRRKAKELQQIRRDAERSGKKVPAFSGFGSTGMSSMSSGSIITDTIESEKPKMAPVPVRPTGSSKALKLGARGKEVDNFVDKLRGEGETIMSNTGKMPSPASNVLPPPVNVESVHMRVEEKISLTCGRDGGLQNMELLGMITLRVTDDKVGRIRLMVNNYDKKGVQLQTHPNVDKKLFTSDSVIGLKNPEKSFPLNNDVGVLKWRLQSTDEALIPLTINCWPSESATGCDVNIEYELQEESLELNDVVIAIPIPSGVGAPVVGDVDGEYKHDSRRNVLEWSLPVIDAKNKSGSLEFSIAGQPNDFFPVNVSFVSIRNYCDIQVAKVTHVEGDAPVKFSLETSFLVDKYEIL; this comes from the exons GTGCTTTTGGCAGCGGCGGTGTGCACCAAGGCAGGCAAAGCAATAGTGTCACGGCAGTTTGTGGAGATGACCCGGACGCGCGTCGAGGGCCTTCTGGCTGCCTTCCCCAAGCTCATGGGCATGGGAAAGCAGCACACGTTTGTGGAGACGGAGAGCGTGCGCTACGTCTACCAGCCGTTGGAGAAGCTCTACATGGTGCTGGTCACCACCAAGAACAGCAACATCTTGGAAGATCTGGAGACGCTGCGGCTCTTCTCACGCGTG ATCCCGGAGTACTGCCGTGTGCTGGAGGAAGGGGAGATCTCAGACCACTGTTTCGACCTGATATTCGCCTTCGACGAGATCGTGGCCCTGGGCTACAGGGAGAACGTCAACCTGGCCCAGATCCGCACCTTCACCGAGATGGACTCTCATGAGGAGAAGGTGTTCCGGGCCGTCAGAGAG ACCCAGGAGCGAGAGGCCAAGGCAGAGATGCGGAGAAAGGCCAAAGAGCTGCAGCAGATCAGGCGAGATGCCGAGCGCTCTGGGAAGAAGGTGCCGGCCTTCAGCGGTTTTGGCAGCACCGGGATGAGCAGCATGTCCTCGGGGTCAATCATCACAGACACCATCGAATCTGAGAAACCCAAGATGGCTCCCGTCCCAGTCAG ACCAACCGGATCCAGCAAAGCCCTCAAGCTGGGCGCCAGGGGGAAAGAGGTGGACAACTTTGTGGACAAGCTCAGGGGGGAGGGGGAAACCATCATGTCCAACACAGGGAAAATGCCTTCGCCTGCATCCAATGTCCTACCGCCACCAGTTAATGTGGAGAG tgtccacatgaGAGTTGAGGAGAAGATCAGTCTGACCTGTGGACGTGACGGAGGTCTACAGAACATGGAGCTCCTGGGCATGATCACGCTGAGAGTCACCGACGACAAGGTTGGCCGCATCCGCCTGATGGTCAACAACTACGACAAGAAGGGAGTACAACTGCAG ACACATCCCAATGTGGATAAGAAGCTCTTCACTTCAGACTCTGTGATTGGTCTGAAGAACCCAGAGAAGTCTTTCCCCCTCAACAATGATGTGGGGGTGCTGAAGTGGAGACTCCAAAGCACAGATGAGGCCCTCATACCTCTAACCA TAAACTGCTGGCCTTCAGAGAGTGCTACTGGCTGCGACGTGAACATTGAATATGAACTGCAAGAGGAGAGCCTTGAACTCAACGATGTAGTTATTGCTATCCCTATACC GTCTGGAGTTGGGGCACCTGTGGTAGGAGATGTGGATGGAGAGTATAAGCacgacagcagacggaacgttcTAGAGTGGAGCCTACCCGTCATAGATGCCAAAAACAAAAGCGGCAGCCTGGAGTTCAGTATCGCCGGGCAACCCAACGACTTTTTCCCTGTCAACGTGTCCTTCGTATCCATACGCAATTACTGCGACATACAG GTTGCCAAAGTGACTCACGTAGAAGGAGACGCACCTGTAAAATTCTCTTTAGAAACTTCGTTCCTTGTCGACAAATACGAGAtcctgtaa
- the lxn gene encoding latexin isoform X1, with the protein MDWTLLILLVVPTVVHGNPTVTVRTGSGPTVGSDQHPNSVPLSEDTQTTTEVREVVEEVMMTGVLNPSHYPARRAATVVQHYLNTRYGSPYRWIFLSKVHSGSAEDVAEMRKYQLELTMQEIISNVSGQCSAELLFPGGEGQRAPQVQASCEGLLQSNTTAQEEAFYQQHRASNNMVSGNDIPDSYGHMEPNMKPFWHLGGVASSFIMLRESNESTLYNMAQVANFTQLETEKDQLRVNYHVLLHEMISQEIIHWKLLVTWSPEQGVQVLQTELQPKCHNCETPPNTTN; encoded by the exons ATGGACTGGACGCTACTTATCCTTCTGGTTGTTCCGACCGTGGTCCATGGGAACCCGACAGTGACTGTCAGAACTGGGTCAGGACCAACAGTGGGGTCTGATCAACACCCAAACAGTGTTCCTCTGAGCGAGGACACACAGACAACTACAGAG gtgagggaggtggtggaggaagtGATGATGACTGGCGTGCTGAACCCAAGTCACTACCCTGCCCGCCGGGCAGCCACGGTGGTCCAACACTACCTGAACACCCGCTACGGCTCACCCTACAGGTGGATATTTCTCAGCAAAGTACACAGTGGCAGCGCAGAG gatgtgGCAGAGATGAGGAAGTATCAACTGGAGCTCACCATGCAGGAAATTATCAGTAAC GTTTCGGGGCAGTGCTCTGCAGAGCTCCTCTTTCcaggaggagaggggcagagggcTCCCCAGGTCCAGGCCTCCTGTGAGGGACTGCTTCAAAGCAACACCACGGCTCAGGAAGAGGCCTTCTACCAGCAACACAGAGCCAGCAATAACATGGTGTCAGGAAACGATATACCAG ACAGCTACGGTCACATGGAGCCCAACATGAAGCCCTTCTGGCACCTTGGGGGTGTGGCCTCCAGTTTCATCATGCTGAGGGAGTCCAATGAGAGCACGCTTTACAACATGGCCCAGGTGGCCAACTTCACACAGCTG GAGACCGAGAAGGACCAGCTGAGGGTTAACTACCATGTCCTGCTGCATGAAATGATTTCCCAG GAGATCATCCACTGGAAGCTGCTAGTCACCTGGTCCCCAGAACAGGGAGTTCAAGTCCTGCAGACTGAGCTGCAGCCAAAGTGCCACAACTGCGAGACTCCTCCAAACACCACCAACTGA
- the lxn gene encoding latexin isoform X2 → MMTGVLNPSHYPARRAATVVQHYLNTRYGSPYRWIFLSKVHSGSAEDVAEMRKYQLELTMQEIISNVSGQCSAELLFPGGEGQRAPQVQASCEGLLQSNTTAQEEAFYQQHRASNNMVSGNDIPDSYGHMEPNMKPFWHLGGVASSFIMLRESNESTLYNMAQVANFTQLETEKDQLRVNYHVLLHEMISQEIIHWKLLVTWSPEQGVQVLQTELQPKCHNCETPPNTTN, encoded by the exons ATGATGACTGGCGTGCTGAACCCAAGTCACTACCCTGCCCGCCGGGCAGCCACGGTGGTCCAACACTACCTGAACACCCGCTACGGCTCACCCTACAGGTGGATATTTCTCAGCAAAGTACACAGTGGCAGCGCAGAG gatgtgGCAGAGATGAGGAAGTATCAACTGGAGCTCACCATGCAGGAAATTATCAGTAAC GTTTCGGGGCAGTGCTCTGCAGAGCTCCTCTTTCcaggaggagaggggcagagggcTCCCCAGGTCCAGGCCTCCTGTGAGGGACTGCTTCAAAGCAACACCACGGCTCAGGAAGAGGCCTTCTACCAGCAACACAGAGCCAGCAATAACATGGTGTCAGGAAACGATATACCAG ACAGCTACGGTCACATGGAGCCCAACATGAAGCCCTTCTGGCACCTTGGGGGTGTGGCCTCCAGTTTCATCATGCTGAGGGAGTCCAATGAGAGCACGCTTTACAACATGGCCCAGGTGGCCAACTTCACACAGCTG GAGACCGAGAAGGACCAGCTGAGGGTTAACTACCATGTCCTGCTGCATGAAATGATTTCCCAG GAGATCATCCACTGGAAGCTGCTAGTCACCTGGTCCCCAGAACAGGGAGTTCAAGTCCTGCAGACTGAGCTGCAGCCAAAGTGCCACAACTGCGAGACTCCTCCAAACACCACCAACTGA